The following DNA comes from Synechococcus sp. CC9616.
CTCTGATCAAGATGATAGTTCTAACATGAACTTAATATTTAAGCATATGATTTGACATGACAATGAAAAATCAATTAAACATATAATTGGATTCAATTATTGTTTCTAGGTCTTGACCTAGACTTTCGGGCCTTTCTAAAGACATTTTGTCTATTCCAAAGTCATCTGCTAGCCGACCAAGCGGATCACCATCACATACCTCTACAAAGCTTTTCCGTAGGCGCTCATGAGCATCTTCCATGTCGGCTGGAAGTACTGCTATGCAATCGTGAATTGTACTTAACGGTCTCTGCCAGTTATGGAATGCTGCTTTTAAGACTGCAGCATCGTATGAATGTACAAATTGAGGACTCAGACTAGTCTTTAACTTTGAGATGTTTGGAAGCTTTAGGTTTCCCAGCCCAATGCTGACTTTGCCAAGAAAGTGGGTTTCGACTCTTATTGCATCAGCTGGTTGGTACTCGACGTGCTGAATGCTGTCAGCAGTGGGTGTGGACCAAGTATGGGACGTTGCACCTTGCTCTAGAGCCATCTCTGCAAGTTTCTCAATCCAAGCAAGCGTCTCAAAAGCTGCTGGAAATACCTTTTTACTGGCCTTTCGCAGTAAATCTGTCAAAACCTTTGTGTCTTTATAAGCAACCGGATTCGGATAAAGCCCTTCCTTGGTCAAAGCCATAATGATGTCCTGACGGTTAGTCCTGTAGGAACCTCCGTAAATAGCCACCATCAAGACAGGCTTTCCAAGACTCCGGTGGATTAGGTGCTCTGACAGCCATGCAGTCTCTCGATCAGCCTCAGCCAGCTCTCGTGCCACACGAAGCACTTCTAGGTATGCGTCCTTTGGTGGAGCATCTGGTTCCTTTTGAGGTGTCAGGTTGCTGAACTCCATCCCCTTTGGATCACGCCTCATGGCGCTCAGTAACTGCAAGCCAGAGGCTGTGGCGTCAGCCGTAACGGGTACATGCCAAAGCGTTTGCTGCTTCCTCAGTACGACCTTCACCCACTCAATAGCTAATTGAAGGAACTGCCATGGATCGTCAGCCTGTTCCCATTGAGTTGCTGTACCGATCGGGTTATCTGCAATGGCCTCCAGCAGCTGTGAGTGTGATCTCGTCCACCGAGATCGTTCATTGAAGGTTCCCCTACTACCCAAGAACGCTGCTCCAACAGCTTGAGCTGCTAACTCTTCCGATCGCTCATTTAGTAGGCAGCCTTCTGCAAATCGCGATAGGGACTTCTCCAAGTCCGACTTCTGTCTCCCTAACCAAGCCTGCTGGTCGTAGAGGCGTCCTCTGAAATCACATTCCCAGCTCAGATAAAAGTGTGGTTCCTTGGAAAACTGCCTAGCCATGGACAGTACAGACATCGTTGAACGGGCTCTTTCAACCTGCTCATGGTGAGCTTCGTGAATGGAGTGTTGAAGCTTTCTCCAGGCAACTCGTTCTGCATCTTCTTTCGGCAGGTTTTTGATGTGTTCAGGCATTACCTGAGCCCTTCGAGGATCGTTTGTAACTGCCCTGAAACTTCCAACTGATATGTCTTTAACCCAGCACGCTTCAACGACCTTCAAGACCTCCTGGTCGATGCACCAGGCAGTGCGTTGAAGTGTATTGAGTAGGTCAATTGCTACTTGCCCAAACTGGCTATCGGAATGCATCCCCTTTCTTCCACCACAAAGCGGATGGACCTGCCTAAGCAGAGGGGAGTGATAGCCGCCGGAGATGTTTTTCCTTGATGGCTGATCTTGAAGTTTCCAATCCAGTGGTGGCTCTACTAGAGGCCAAGACAAATACGACCAGGAATCAATGTTGGACCTTGCATGCTCAAGCCACTGAGCAACAGCTGGTGATGGCAGCAGAACGTTCTCTGTCTTGTTCCTTGCCATCCGTTTTGGAGTTCGAGTGAACCATCCCGCTTGAACGGCTGCCTCAATCAGGAAAAGCCCAATCCCAGTACGTACTTCTGATGCCCACGTCGGAAATAGATCATCCTGTGCCCAGCCCTTATCAAGCAGTTGTTTTTCAACTGACAACTTGATGCCTAAATGCTTGTGACGAGGCGATGAGTTTTTCTTTTTTTGCTTGGCATCGACAAGCCGTTCAGTATCTTTGCCGCCAAGTTCAATGTAGTAATTTATTCTTGCTTCACTCTCAAGTATACGGCCAATTGTCGTGGCGACTTCAACTAGTTGGTTGTTCCCGGTATCGATACAATCGATCATCTTTTTCATCGCGCAATAAGCCACATACTCAACGCCAAGCTCTTCTGTTAGATCGTGAGTGTGAATGGCGAAGTGACCCCATTTACTCGCCTTCCCCTGCATTACTATTTGCAATCGATCATTTAATGCTTCTGAGTACGGCAAAAACAAGTTTAGGAACAGCTGACGACCTTCAGTTGTTCCTGATATATATGATTTTTCTTTAGCCTGCTGAAGATCTCGTCTTCGCTTTTTAACAGCTTCTCTATGGGACTGTTCTTCTAGTTTGAGCTGTCGTGAATTCATGTTATCAATTCCCAAGGCTCCAACTTTTTTTATTTTTTAGATCTTTCTCATTCTCATTGATTTGATTCGTTCCAAGGCCTATCAAAAAGGCGACAGTGAGTACAAGGGTTGGTGTCAAGATTGGATTCTGCATATGAATTGAGTCTGATTTAGCAAACAGGCATAGCCATCCCCCATTCGTGTCGTGTCTAGGGCTCTCCACTAGCCAAATCGGGTGATGGCAGGGTGGTTGTCAGTGAAGAAACGCCATTGATTGAATGGAAAAATCCTGATGTTTTACCTTTATTGAATTTGTTGTATTTGGGTGTGGTCAAATAAGGCATGAATATTTAGTTGTTATGTTGAAGTATGTTGCAATGATAGAATAGCTGATACCACTATCGTGCATCTGTATTGCTTGTGTTTGTTGAGTGTCAGTAAGTTTCATTCAATGTGTGGTTGCGTATGTTGGTTAATTAGCTATCCAAGTATCTCAACAACAGACCTAAGTTCATCAGTTGTAGGTCTTACGTAACCGCTGACAACCTCTGACATACCAGGGATTGAGTGCCTTGTGATTTCATACAAGACAAACGGAGACACCCTTTCATTCATCAGACGTGTCACTACATAGCTTCTGAGGTTGTGTGAGCTGAACCCATAGCGGTCAGTAAATCTCTCTGCCCATCGCACAGCCCAACTCTCAAGAGCAGTTTTGTAGTCATCCCATATCCAGTCGGTGCTGTTGTTGGTGAATGCTTCGGGCAGCATCAACTCAAGCTTGCTCATCAACAGTTTGTTAATTGGAACAACTCTTTCGTCCTTTGCTTTGCCCTTTAATCTCCTCACCCTTCCATCAGCTTCCCAGTTGACATAACTAATGGTGCGTCTGTTGGTGTCAATGTCACACCACCTCAACCCACCGTGTCCTGACTTTCGGCAACCCTGCGTTATCTGTATCCAGAACTGAATGTCGTTCAGCTCATCAGCCTTGTCACGAGCTGCCTGCATCTGCTCCAGAGGTATGGCTTCCTTCTTCTCGGAGGTTGCCAGCTTCCTAGTCAGACCTTCCCAAATGTTCACAGTTACCTCACCGTTGTCCCTTGCCCAGTTCCAAAAGGCCTTCAGACAGTTGATGGAAGTTCTTACTGACTGGTGAGCGCTCTTCTGCAGCAACACAGCTTTGTATTGCACTGCCTGTTGCTTTGTCATCCCTCCCAGGTATTCACTGCCAAGCCATTCAGACAACAGCTTCAGACGGCTCTTCCAGTTTGCGTATGTGCTTGCAGCTGGTAACTCCTCAACCCTTCTCCTCTCCATCCACTGCAGATAGGACGAGATGCCCTTCTCAGCAGCCTTCAGGCGTGCCTCAAGGGCTGGGACCTCTGCAACCTCAAGACCCTGCTCACGGACAGCCTCAGCGCCATAAACAAGCGTGTTGTATTCAGCCTCACTGTGGCCTGCTGCCCTCATATTCCTTTCCAGCTCATCAAAGAAGGCTGGTTCGTCTGGCCTCACTTGTTTGAAGGTCTTTCCAATCGGGTCAACAGACGCAGCCTCCCTTAACCGTTGCTCTATCTGCAGCAACAGTTCAGGTCGGTTCCTCAGTGCCTCTGCTCTTGTGTTCCCTGCCTTCTTGACAATCTTGCTGGACTTGATGGCACCTCTCAGTGCACGTGGCACTGCAACAATCAGGTAATACCCCGCTCTGCCTTTTATTTGCGTCAGTTTTGTCACTGGTTCCAACGGGTGGTTCCAACAACCTACCTTCAAAACCACTGACATACCAGCTGGTCTGCCTTCTCAGCCTCTTATGGTTTTATCAGGTCGATCACCGGGGCTCGCACGGCACAGCGGTTCACCCCATTGACCAGTGGACATCGCTCGATGACTCCGATCGCTTTATCGGTTCTTCTTGCCTGCTCCAAAGCCTCGGCAGAGGAAACCGTCAGGTTCCTTACGGATGATGCACAGGTGGCCTGTCGAGCCATTCTTCCGGCCTGCTTCAAACGACAGGACTGGGCTGCTCTCTGTCTGAGGGAACCCGACATTCGCAGCGGTCACACCGAAGCCTGTGACCAGGCGATTGAGGCGGTTGACCCCTGATCAGGGTCGTAGCTGGTTCACTGTGATCTGCAGGGTCTCTCTGTCGAGATTGGTGACCACGAAAACCTCCTGAGCGCTGCTGCCCTTCCGCGCCAAAAGTTTGAAGCCGCCACGGATCGGGACAGAAACTCTTAGTTGCAAGGTCTGGCAACGACCCCTCACTTTTGAGATCACGGCCGGGGTGATTGTCTGGATGGTGGGCACGCGAGCGAGAGCCTTCAGCCAGGGGATCAGGCCTTCGACGTACGTGCTGTGTGTGATGACAACCCGGCCCAAATCGGTATGAAATCCCGAGATCTGGTCGAAGCTAGCGGCCATGGCTATGCCGAAGAGAGCACCATGCCTGGTGATGCTCCGTTCGATCGATGCATTGCGACAGGCCGTCTCCGGTCCACTCGAGGATCGTTGCGGCCCAACCGCCCGCACCTTGACGGTGGAACTGCATGGTGCGGAGGTGCGTGGCCTGGCGATCAGCCCAGGACGCGTGTTCCGTTACGTCTTTGACAGCCGTCGAAAACGCTTTCGAACAGTCGATGTGCTCAAGCTGACCAAAGCGACACGTAAGCCTGCGGCTTGAGTCAGCAGCGTTCCAGCGGAGCCATTGTCAGACCTTCCCCTGAAAGCTGCTGGTGATAAAGCTCTGCCTGCTCAAGGGGCCCGCACCACACTTCAGCCGCCCCCTGGCTGTCGACTCGATTGGCGAGATCCCAGGCCTTGTCCTCGCTCATGCCAGGAATGATCCTGCGCAGGCAATCCACGACGTGCTGAAAGGTATTGACGTCATCGTCGAGGACGATGACCCGCGCCTGGGGATAACGCTGTGTGGTCTTTTCCCGCTCCAGCAGCGACGTTGATCCCGGGCTGGAGGTTGTCATGACAATTGTCGTGATTTTGTTTTCGGGTCCATGACCCTAGGTAGGATCTCCCTATCCAAGTGGTCAAGTACATGTTGTTCACCCTTGCCTGGGCGGCACTGGCAGCAACCTTCAGCTTCTCGATCGCAATGGTGGTTTGGGGTCGCAACGGCGACGGAACCCTTAATTTCTGAACAGCTGAGCTTCTTGCTGAACTCCGAAGCGCCTTTGCTGAGCCAGACTTTGGCTGTGCTGGCGGCAGTTTTGCTTGTTTTTGTCAGCATCTGTGTTGTCTACCTGTCCACGGTTGAGTGGCGGGATCGTCGTCGTCGGGGCATGTGAAAGCACTTGTGCATGACGTCCTCAAGAGGGTGAGGACGCAGCCCTTCACCAGTCTCGCGATCGCCTTTCTGGTGCTCATACCGCTGACGTCTCTCTGGCTGAGTGACCAGAGGACCGGAACCGAATCAGATTCAAGCCCCAATGCTGATCCATTGCTTCATGTGAGCGAGGGGATGCAGATGGTGCAGAGCTTCCGGGTTGATGCGGCGAAGCCGGTTCCAGCCCTGTGGACCAAGCTTTTTGACCCAAAAACCGCTTCAGAGCTCTGGCAACAACTGGATGAACAGATCTGGTGGCAGGCCTGGCCCCAGGAGGGAGATGCTCTGCTCATCCTGCCCGAAACGTCGGTGGTTCTACCGAGCGCCACAGCCCCTTTACGCCGAGAAATAGAAGGATTCACCCTCGTCTTTGCAGACCTTCTGAATGCCGTCACCTTTGACCAGCAGGCGCGTTCATCAAACATTGTTCCTTCCCCTCTGGAGGCGCGATGTTTCAAGTACCTCAGGAAAGGTTCGGCTGTTCTTTGGTCCCCAGCCGCTCTTGCATCAATGGCTGGACCGATGCTGCCTTTGCTTCAAAGTGCTTCCTATGGATGCTTCTCCTTGGAGCTCAAGGGGACGTTGTTGTCATGGAGCGGCGTTGTTGGCTCACGACCCTTAAGGCAAGCATCGAAGCGTCTTGCTCCTCCGGATCAGCCCGCTGAGATCCCATCGTTGAACACGACAGCGTCAAAGCCTGTCAAGCCATCGTCTGCCAAACAGTCCTCCAGCAAAAAAACCACCTCCAAAACACCCACCTCCAAAAAACCGTCCTCCAAAGCACCCTCCACGAAGAAAACGGCTTCCGCAGCACCTCTGCTGGAAATGTCGAGCTCGTCGTCCCGATCGCTGCTTGGCGCCATGTTGAATCGTCCCCTGATTCGGGACGGTCTCGAGGAGGACTATGGCCTTCCACCAACCCTTCAGCTTGAACTGCTTGATGCTCCTCTTTTTCTGAAAGTGATTCAGGTGGATCAGGGACCCTTCCTCGCTGGAGTCCAGTTGGATCTGCAGCTGCCAGCAGACACCAAGGCTGTGGTTTCCGCTCTCAACAGCGCCGCTGAGAAATTGAAAGAGGGAGGGCTGCAACGTCGTGAAAAAAAGTTGATCAGTCCCAATGGGCGATCTGCTGGTCGTGCCGTTCTTTGGTTTGAAAAGCACGATGAGAAGGAGCGATTGCTCGGTGGTTGGACCTTGATCAACGCTGATGACACAAAAAAACATCCAGCGCAGCTGCGACTGACTCTCGCCACGTCCCCTCATGCCAAGGCATCGGCATCGGCTTCGGGTACCGCACTCCCTCAGGACCCAGTGCAGCTGATCCTCTCCATGCAGCCCAATGACCTGGAGCAGCTCGGCCTGTTCGGTTCCAGCTGGCCGAGGCCGGTGCGACTGGCAAAACAGCTGAATCTGATTCTGCAACCCTTGGCCGGATCAGCAACAAGCCACGAAGACTGGAGTTGGATGAGGGGTCAGCTGGCTGTTCCCTGAGCCGATTCTGCCAACCGCTGCTCGCGTTTTTTGCGCTCGCTGGCCAGGGTCTCTTCCATCAATTCGACGGCTTGTTCCATTCGCTCTCGACTCGCCAGAAAGAGGCTGATGTCCTTGTCCACCCTGGACCGGTTCAGACCCAGTGTTTCTGAAAGTTCAGATGCTTGGGTTTTGAGTTGGTCAACTTTGGCCTTCGCGTCAGCTTCGCCATTGGCGGCATCCAGAAGGCTGAACAGACCAATGGCCATCAGCCTGGAGTAATGGGCGTCCTCAGGACGCTGAAACTGTTTCACCCAGCCATCGAATACACCGTCTGATTGGTTGCCGGCCTTCTCCAGAGTTGTTGCGGCTTCCTTTCTGAGCTGGTCGGCTTCGAAGCCATTGCTGTCGCAGAGGGCCTTGAACAGCAATGGGGGGTGATCCTCAGGCCGGTACCCCTGGGTGAAGGCACGGAAGACGGTGTCAAGCCCAACTGCAAACAAAGAATTGCTCTTGAACTGTTTCTGATGGCTCAGCAGGTGCAGCTCAACAAGAAGCTCATCGGCAAGCCTCCGATACAGAGGGGCGATGACGTAAGGAAACAGCTGATGAAAATCGCGTTTGCTGTCAGCGATGGTCTTACGGTCGCCCAACTCGTGATCCGGAATCGATGGTGATGACCATAGCGCCGAAGATGTCGCCGTTAGGATCAAACCATTCATGCAGAGGCCAGATGATCCCGATCGTGATTGAGGAGTCCGGACGGGGCGAGAGGGCGTTTGATATCTATTCGAGGCTGCTTCGCGAACGCATCATTTTTCTCGGTGAAGCTGTCACGAGTGACTCAGCAAACAGAATCGTGGCTCAGATGTTGTTTCTTGAGGCAGAGGATCCCGAAAAAGATATCTATCTGTATATCAATTCTCCTGGGGGCTCCGTCTACGACGGCCTAGGGATTTTTGACACTATGCAACATATTCGTCCTGACGTTCAGACCGTCTGTGTTGGCTTGGCAGCAAGTATGGGCGCCTTTTTGCTGTGTGCCGGCGCGAAGGGTAAGCGAAGCAGCCTTCAACATTCACGCATCATGATTCCCCAGCCACTGGGTGGCGCCCGAGGCCAGGCCAGTGATATCCGGATTCAAGCCGACGAGATTCTCTTTCTCAAGGATCGACTGAATCAGGAATTAGCAGATCGAACAGGCCAACCCCTGGACAGGATTCAGCAGGACACCGATCGAGACTTTTTCATGTCTCCGACAGAAGCTGCAACCTATGGATTGATCGACCAGGTGATCGATAAGCGTCCTGTGCACTCCGTCGATTGAAATCAGGCCTTCCAACGAAAATATGCCCCGTCTGCGAACGCCCCTTCCAATGGCGTAAAGCATGGAAACAATGCTGGGATGATGTGACTTATTGTTCTGATCGATGTCGACGTCGTAAAAATAAAATCAAGTAAGACTAATCGAGCAAGTCCTTGCGACTGTCTTTGAGGAGATTCCACATCGTTTTAATCTGTTCAAAATCTTCTTCTTGACCAACTTTCCCGTTGGATTGAAGTCCGACAATCAGGCCAACGCGATCAGCAAATTCTACAAGATTCTGGTGAAAGGCAACACGCTGAGGGCTCCAGTCCGTTCCATGAAAACGGGAATGGTTCTCCATTGGAGATCGAATACCCTCGTCCAGCATTGCATTAAAAAAACCACGCTCAATTTAGGAACGAGCGTGGTTGATATCTGTGTTCTGGTTTAGTTCAGGCTGGGAATGGAACGCTCTTTCTCTGGGATATCCGTGAATTCAGCAACGATCGCTCTGAATTCATCGCCATCCATCGTTTCCTTTTCGATCAGGAGTTCCACAAGTCGATCCATCACCTCACGGTGATCAGCAACGATCGCAACTGTTTCCTTGTAGCAGTGCTTCACCATGGTCCGAACCTGCTCATCGATCTGACGAGCGATCGAATCGGAAACATCACTGCGCGTCATCAGATCACGACCCAGGAAAACCTCCTGATTGCCACCCTCGAGTGAAACAGGGCCAAGATCGCTCATGCCGAAACGCGTCACCATCTGACGTGCCATCGAGGCAACTTGTTGGATATCACCCCCTGCACCGGTGGTGACTTCCTGGTGACCAAACACCACATCTTCAGCAGCC
Coding sequences within:
- a CDS encoding DNA-directed RNA polymerase — translated: MNSRQLKLEEQSHREAVKKRRRDLQQAKEKSYISGTTEGRQLFLNLFLPYSEALNDRLQIVMQGKASKWGHFAIHTHDLTEELGVEYVAYCAMKKMIDCIDTGNNQLVEVATTIGRILESEARINYYIELGGKDTERLVDAKQKKKNSSPRHKHLGIKLSVEKQLLDKGWAQDDLFPTWASEVRTGIGLFLIEAAVQAGWFTRTPKRMARNKTENVLLPSPAVAQWLEHARSNIDSWSYLSWPLVEPPLDWKLQDQPSRKNISGGYHSPLLRQVHPLCGGRKGMHSDSQFGQVAIDLLNTLQRTAWCIDQEVLKVVEACWVKDISVGSFRAVTNDPRRAQVMPEHIKNLPKEDAERVAWRKLQHSIHEAHHEQVERARSTMSVLSMARQFSKEPHFYLSWECDFRGRLYDQQAWLGRQKSDLEKSLSRFAEGCLLNERSEELAAQAVGAAFLGSRGTFNERSRWTRSHSQLLEAIADNPIGTATQWEQADDPWQFLQLAIEWVKVVLRKQQTLWHVPVTADATASGLQLLSAMRRDPKGMEFSNLTPQKEPDAPPKDAYLEVLRVARELAEADRETAWLSEHLIHRSLGKPVLMVAIYGGSYRTNRQDIIMALTKEGLYPNPVAYKDTKVLTDLLRKASKKVFPAAFETLAWIEKLAEMALEQGATSHTWSTPTADSIQHVEYQPADAIRVETHFLGKVSIGLGNLKLPNISKLKTSLSPQFVHSYDAAVLKAAFHNWQRPLSTIHDCIAVLPADMEDAHERLRKSFVEVCDGDPLGRLADDFGIDKMSLERPESLGQDLETIIESNYMFN
- a CDS encoding site-specific integrase, producing the protein MTKLTQIKGRAGYYLIVAVPRALRGAIKSSKIVKKAGNTRAEALRNRPELLLQIEQRLREAASVDPIGKTFKQVRPDEPAFFDELERNMRAAGHSEAEYNTLVYGAEAVREQGLEVAEVPALEARLKAAEKGISSYLQWMERRRVEELPAASTYANWKSRLKLLSEWLGSEYLGGMTKQQAVQYKAVLLQKSAHQSVRTSINCLKAFWNWARDNGEVTVNIWEGLTRKLATSEKKEAIPLEQMQAARDKADELNDIQFWIQITQGCRKSGHGGLRWCDIDTNRRTISYVNWEADGRVRRLKGKAKDERVVPINKLLMSKLELMLPEAFTNNSTDWIWDDYKTALESWAVRWAERFTDRYGFSSHNLRSYVVTRLMNERVSPFVLYEITRHSIPGMSEVVSGYVRPTTDELRSVVEILG
- a CDS encoding DUF2103 domain-containing protein, which encodes MGRVVITHSTYVEGLIPWLKALARVPTIQTITPAVISKVRGRCQTLQLRVSVPIRGGFKLLARKGSSAQEVFVVTNLDRETLQITVNQLRP
- the clpS gene encoding ATP-dependent Clp protease adapter ClpS, with amino-acid sequence MTTSSPGSTSLLEREKTTQRYPQARVIVLDDDVNTFQHVVDCLRRIIPGMSEDKAWDLANRVDSQGAAEVWCGPLEQAELYHQQLSGEGLTMAPLERC
- the petN gene encoding cytochrome b6-f complex subunit PetN, translated to MLFTLAWAALAATFSFSIAMVVWGRNGDGTLNF
- the psb29 gene encoding photosystem II biogenesis protein Psp29; translation: MGDRKTIADSKRDFHQLFPYVIAPLYRRLADELLVELHLLSHQKQFKSNSLFAVGLDTVFRAFTQGYRPEDHPPLLFKALCDSNGFEADQLRKEAATTLEKAGNQSDGVFDGWVKQFQRPEDAHYSRLMAIGLFSLLDAANGEADAKAKVDQLKTQASELSETLGLNRSRVDKDISLFLASRERMEQAVELMEETLASERKKREQRLAESAQGTAS
- the clpP gene encoding ATP-dependent Clp endopeptidase proteolytic subunit ClpP, with amino-acid sequence MIPIVIEESGRGERAFDIYSRLLRERIIFLGEAVTSDSANRIVAQMLFLEAEDPEKDIYLYINSPGGSVYDGLGIFDTMQHIRPDVQTVCVGLAASMGAFLLCAGAKGKRSSLQHSRIMIPQPLGGARGQASDIRIQADEILFLKDRLNQELADRTGQPLDRIQQDTDRDFFMSPTEAATYGLIDQVIDKRPVHSVD
- a CDS encoding DUF2256 domain-containing protein — translated: MKSGLPTKICPVCERPFQWRKAWKQCWDDVTYCSDRCRRRKNKIK